From a single Dehalococcoidia bacterium genomic region:
- a CDS encoding Uma2 family endonuclease yields MVTTPRLTYQDYANLEGDERYELLDGELILVAAPNEDHQTVSLRMIVRMNSFVEERHLGRIFHAPYDVLFEDTNVVQPDLLFVSTERDHIRTPANIQGAPDLIVEILSPSSSRRDWRDKRELYARHGVLEYWIIDPTNRLVSRRSNRPAPRATWQRPRSWMALTLGWTKSFRRSDCLSLPKSTHSASIYRRRARSPSSSTSRTVIESTCRSCSPGSSR; encoded by the coding sequence AACGTTATGAGCTCCTCGACGGAGAGTTGATTTTGGTCGCAGCACCCAACGAGGACCATCAGACCGTCAGCTTGCGGATGATAGTACGGATGAACAGTTTCGTGGAGGAACGCCATTTGGGCCGCATCTTTCATGCCCCATACGACGTTCTGTTCGAAGACACCAATGTCGTACAGCCTGATCTGTTGTTCGTCTCCACGGAGCGGGACCATATAAGGACACCGGCCAACATCCAGGGAGCGCCGGACCTGATCGTCGAGATACTGTCGCCTTCGTCATCACGGCGTGACTGGCGCGATAAGCGTGAGTTGTATGCAAGGCATGGCGTGCTGGAGTACTGGATAATTGATCCGACGAACAGGTTAGTGTCGAGGAGATCGAACAGACCTGCGCCGAGGGCGACGTGGCAACGTCCACGGTCCTGGATGGCTTTGACGTTAGGCTGGACGAAATCTTTTCGTAGGTCTGACTGTCTGAGTCTGCCGAAGTCGACCCACTCCGCATCGATTTACCGGAGGCGGGCGCGTTCACCGTCGTCCTCGACCTCCCGGACGGTCATCGAGAGTACATGTCGGTCTTGTTCCCCCGGTTCGTCACGATGA